One Bombus pyrosoma isolate SC7728 linkage group LG7, ASM1482585v1, whole genome shotgun sequence genomic window carries:
- the LOC122569381 gene encoding inhibitor of nuclear factor kappa-B kinase subunit epsilon isoform X1: MSFLRGSTNFVWCTTSVLGKGATGAVFQGVNKNNGEPVAVKTFNQLSHMRPHDVQMREFEVLKKVNHENIVQLLAIEEEQDGRGTVIVMELCTGGSLFNILDDPENTYGLAESEFLLVLEHLTAGMKHLRDNNLVHRDLKPGNIMKFIADDGSTIYKLTDFGAARELQEDQQFVSLYGTEEYLHPDIYERAVLRKPVGKTFGATVDLWSIGVTLYHVATGNLPFRPFGGRRNKETMFYIITKKASGVISGVQTSESGPIEWSRELPQNCQLSIGLKKIVTPLLAGLLEVDPQKMWSFERFFSEVTDTLCRKRIHIFNMHKGSLIKVFLHLEEKLTALQVHIQDQTDIAPHAQIILFGDTFLTNIVEECTPGKGYPNTSESKPLMLFSKENNNVDLPVDSELPKFPVFANLVSVENDASQAKVACSVGYVCKRRIDKLVLCSKLSQDAIEAFSGLVSTELTRLLDKCQHSKDFTKAIEDTVIAIERSENLAWKISRKLGSQNTLEIKNWKKELDLKSKELLTELAPAVVQLHQRYMKEGSLRGEWDNIIRGLWCPWANKASQKASTLVDRLRDGWQHLLRDRATRGLTYNDEQFHVLERIKVTSTGQRIKNLLETFCVPSMISRSECVADWYKMAQTVFLQIQILDKDVDNYEHILETYSYRLSHESKERYENFLHLIDTFPEKLRTIEKTNLPAQESTKKWKNMCVMQERIAMILYKNDLLIDQLDRISKLDSLDDTDDSEYTSL; this comes from the exons atgtcTTTTTTACGTGGatcaacaaattttgtatGGTGTACAACTAGCGTTCTTGGGAAAGGTGCAACTGGTGCAGTTTTTCAAGGTGTGAATAAAAACAACGGGGAACCCGTCGCGGTTAAAACGTTCAATCAGCTCAGTCATATGCGGCCACATGATGTACAGATGCGAGAATTTGAAGTCCTTAAAAAAGTAAATCATGAAAATATCGTTCAACTGTTAGCAATCGAAGAAGAGCAAGATGGACGTGGTACAGTAATTGTTATGGAGCTTTGTACTGGAGGCAGTCTCTTCAACATCTTAGACGATCCAGAAAATACTTACGGGCTAGCAGAGagcgaatttttattagtCTTGGAACATTTAACTGCTGGAATGAAACATTTACGCGATAATAATTTAGTACACAGAGATTTAAAACCAG gtaatataatgaaattcattgCTGATGATGGTAGTACGATTTATAAACTTACTGATTTTGGTGCTGCCAGAGAATTGCAAGAAGATCAGCAATTTGTATCTTTGTATGGTACGGAGGAATATTTACATCCAGATATATATGAACGTGCAGTCTTACGTAAACCTGTTGGCAAAACCTTTGGAGCAACTGTAGACTTATGGTCTATAGGTGTGACATTGTATCATGTAGCTACAGGAAATTTACCATTTAGACCGTTTGGTGGTCGTaggaataaagaaacaatgttttatattattacaaaaaaagcATCTGGTGTTATATCTGGTGTACAAACTTCTGAAAGTGGACCTATCGAATGGAGTAGAGAATTACCACAAAATTGTCAGCTGAGTAttggtttaaaaaaaattgtaacaccATTATTAGCTGGTTTACTAGAAGTTGATCCCCAAAAAATGTGGAGTTTTGAACGATTCTTTTCAGAAGTAACTGATACTCTTTGCAGAAAACGTATACACATATTTAACATGCATAAAGGGAGTCTCATAAAAGTCTTCCTGCATCTTGAAGAAAAGTTGACAGCGCTTCAAGTACATATACAAGATCAAACTGACATTGCACCGCATGCTCAGATAATTCTTTTTGGagatacatttttaacaaatattgttGAAGAATGTACTCCTGGAAAAGGTTATCCAAATACATCTGAAAGCAAACcattaatgttattttctaaagaaaacaataatgtTGATTTGCCTGTGGATTCAGAATTACCTAAATTCCCAGTATTTGCAAATTTAGTATCTGTTGAAAATGATGCTAGTCAAGCAAAAGTAGCTTGTTCTGTAGGCTATGTTTGCAAAAGAAGAATCGACAAACTAGTATTGTGTAGTAAACTATCACAGGATGCGATCGAAGCTTTCAGTGGACTTGTCTCAACAGAACTCACAAGATTATTAGACAAATGTCAACATTCCAAAGATTTTACAAAAGCTATAGAAGATACAGTTATAGCAATAGAAAGAAGTGAAAATCTTGCTTGGAAAATTTCTAGAAAGCTTGGAAGTCAAAACACTTTAGAAATTAAGaattggaaaaaagaattgGATTTGAAAAGTAAAGAACTTTTGACTGAATTAGCACCTGCAGTAGTGCAGCTTCATCAGAG GTACATGAAGGAAGGTAGTCTGCGTGGTGAATGGGACAATATTATTCGTGGATTGTGGTGTCCATGGGCCAACAAAGCAAGCCAAAAGGCATCGACTTTAGTTGACCGTTTACGAGATGGTTGGCAACATTTATTAAGAGACAGAGCTACTCGTGGCCTTACGTACAATGATGAACAGTTTCATGTTCTAGAACGAATAAAg GTTACATCAACGGGACAAAGAATAAAGAATCTTCTTGAAACATTTTGTGTACCATCTATGATAAGCCGATCTGAATGTGTTGCTGATTGGTATAAAATGGCACAAACAGTTTTCCTACAAATTCAAATCTTAGACAAAGATGTAGATAATTATGAACATATATTAGAAACGTATTCTTATCGCTTGTCCCATGAAAGCAAGGAACGTTATGagaatttcttacatttaataGACACATTTCCGGAGAAATTAAGAACTATTGAAAAAACTAATTTACCTGCTCaagaaagtacaaaaaaatggaagaacatGTGTGTCATGCAGGAACGAATTGCAAtgattctatataaaaatgatttacttATAGATCAACTTGATCGTATATCAAAACTTGATAGTCTAGATGATACAGATGATTCAGAGTATACATCACTCTag
- the LOC122569383 gene encoding protein VAC14 homolog codes for MMSERDYAPLSAACVRSLNDKLYEKRKAAALEIEKMVKEFAAHNNTVQIKRLLKVLGQDLATSQNPHTRKGGLIGLAAIAVGLGKDTGQYIEDLIHPILACFCDSDLRVRYYACESLYNVVKVARGAVLPQFTDIFAALSKLACDSEQSVKNATELLDRLMKDIVTESGLFDLVGFMPLLRERIYTKNPFGRQFVIAWVSVLDAVPNMDFIIFLPEILDGLFRILEDPMPEIKKVTDTVLGEFLRSIKANPGRVDFPGMINILITHAQSTDELLQLTAITWIKEFVQLSGPLMLPYMSGILVAVLPCLAYDGDTRKSIKETATQVNMNLMKLITMENKEVVYNASETGAQTQKDSSQTYSLAESLDLSSVVEVLTKHLMYISVQTKVAVLKWIHHLFINIPHKMFNHIENLFPILMKSLSDNSDEVVQQTLVVMAEIISSKSPEAAIPDSNAEMQNKYFTKFIVNLLRVFSTDRHLLEERGAFIIRELCVLLSAEDIYKTLAKILLEEPNLNFACTMIQTLNVILLTSSELFDLRNKLKDLDSVESCELFKCLYVSWCHNPVATVALCLLSQHYEHACNIIRSFENIEVTVEFLTEIDKLVQLIESPIFTYLRLQLLEREENDALVYALYGLLMILPQSEAYATLQRRLAAIPPTTKSIPKTVSRPKPFKDTFNFSELLKHFHTTQEQHKEQKRKQRLTNLTERNTSHADI; via the exons ATGATGTCCGAAAGAGATTATGCGCCACTTAGTGCTGCTTGTGTACGTTCTCTTAATGATAAACTTTATGAAAAACGAAAAGCAGCTGctttagaaatagaaaa aATGGTAAAAGAATTTGCTGCACACAATAATACCGTTCAAATAAAacgattattaaaagtattaggCCAAGATCTTGCTACATCACAAAATCCGCATACACGAAAAGGTGGTTTAATAGGTCTTGCAGCAATAGCAGTAGGATTGGGAAAAGATACTGGTCAATATATAGAAGATTTAATTCACCCTATTCTAGCTTGTTTCTGTGATTCTGATTTACGTGTAAGATATTATGCTTGTGAAAGCTTATACAATGTAGTGAAAGTAGCAAGAGGTGCTGTATTGCCAcaatttacagatatttttgcAGCACTTAGTAAATTAGCTTGTGACTCAGAACAAAGTGTAAAAAATGCTACTGAGTTACTTGATAGACTAATGAAg GATATTGTAACTGAGAGTGGTCTGTTTGATCTAGTTGGATTTATGCCTTTATTACGAGAACGCATTTATACTAAAAATCCATTTGGTAGGCAGTTTGTAATAGCTTGGGTGTCTGTCTTAGATGCTGTCCCCAACATggattttatcatatttttgcCTGAAATTCTTGATggtttatttagaatattagaGGATCCAATGCCAGAAATTAAGAAAGTTACAGACACAGTTCTGGGTGAATTTTTAAGAAGTATAAAGGCTAATCCTGGAAGAGTAGATTTTCCAGGAATgataaatatcttaattacACATGCCCAAAGTACAGatgaattattacaattaacaGCAATTACATGGATTAAGGAATTTGTACAATTATCAGGTCCTCTTATGCTTCCTTATATGTCTGGTATTCTTGTAGCAGTATTACCATGTTTAGCATATGATGGAGATACTAGAAAAAGTATTAAAGAAACTGCAACACAAGTGAATATGAActtgatgaaattaataactatggaaaataaagaagttgTATATAATGCTAGTGAAACTGGTGCTCAAACTCAAAAAg ATTCTAGTCAAACTTATTCCCTAGCTGAAAGTTTAGATTTATCTAGTGTTGTTGAAGTGTTAACAAAACACTTAATGTATATATCAGTCCAAACAAAAGTTGCTGTTTTAAAATGGATTCATCATTTGTTCATAAACATTCcacataaaatgtttaatcatatcgaaaatttgttcCCAATTTTAATGAAGTCTTTAAGTGATAATTCAGATGAAGTGGTGCAACAAACATTAGTTGTAATGGCTGAAATAATTAGCTCAAAATCACCCGAAGCAGCAATTCCAGATTCAAATGCAGAAATgcaaaacaaatattttacaaaatttattgtaaatttattaagagTATTTTCAACAGACAGACATTTATTAGAAGAAAGAGGAGCTTTTATTATTAGAGAATTATGTGTATTATTAAGTGctgaagatatttataaaacattagCAAAAATATTGTTGGAGGAaccaaatttaaattttgcatgTACAATGATACaaactttaaacgttatactatTAACAAGTTCAGAATTATTTGATTTGCGCAATAAACTTAAAGATTTAGATTCTGTA GAAAGTTGCGAATTGTTCAAATGTTTATATGTATCCTGGTGTCACAATCCTGTTGCAACTGTAGCACTATGCCTTTTATCGCAACATTATGAACATGCatgtaatattattcgatCATT cgAAAATATAGAAGTAACTGTCGAATTTCTTACTGAAATAGATAAATTGGTACAACTGATCGAGTCTCCAATATTTACTT ATTTGAGATTACAACTTttagaaagggaagaaaatgaTGCTTTAGTATATGCACTTTATGGTCTGCTTATGATTCTTCCTCAAAGTGAAGCATATGCAACTTTACAAAGACGTTTAGCAGCAATTCCACCAACAACAAAATCTATACCAAAAACCGTATCGAGGCCAAAACCATTTAAagatacatttaatttctctGAATTGTTGAAACATTTTCACACTACTCAAGAACAACATAAAGAACAAAAACGTAAACAGcgattaacaaatttaacagaaagaaatacaaGTCATGCAgacatataa
- the LOC122569381 gene encoding serine/threonine-protein kinase TBK1 isoform X2: protein MKFIADDGSTIYKLTDFGAARELQEDQQFVSLYGTEEYLHPDIYERAVLRKPVGKTFGATVDLWSIGVTLYHVATGNLPFRPFGGRRNKETMFYIITKKASGVISGVQTSESGPIEWSRELPQNCQLSIGLKKIVTPLLAGLLEVDPQKMWSFERFFSEVTDTLCRKRIHIFNMHKGSLIKVFLHLEEKLTALQVHIQDQTDIAPHAQIILFGDTFLTNIVEECTPGKGYPNTSESKPLMLFSKENNNVDLPVDSELPKFPVFANLVSVENDASQAKVACSVGYVCKRRIDKLVLCSKLSQDAIEAFSGLVSTELTRLLDKCQHSKDFTKAIEDTVIAIERSENLAWKISRKLGSQNTLEIKNWKKELDLKSKELLTELAPAVVQLHQRYMKEGSLRGEWDNIIRGLWCPWANKASQKASTLVDRLRDGWQHLLRDRATRGLTYNDEQFHVLERIKVTSTGQRIKNLLETFCVPSMISRSECVADWYKMAQTVFLQIQILDKDVDNYEHILETYSYRLSHESKERYENFLHLIDTFPEKLRTIEKTNLPAQESTKKWKNMCVMQERIAMILYKNDLLIDQLDRISKLDSLDDTDDSEYTSL from the exons atgaaattcattgCTGATGATGGTAGTACGATTTATAAACTTACTGATTTTGGTGCTGCCAGAGAATTGCAAGAAGATCAGCAATTTGTATCTTTGTATGGTACGGAGGAATATTTACATCCAGATATATATGAACGTGCAGTCTTACGTAAACCTGTTGGCAAAACCTTTGGAGCAACTGTAGACTTATGGTCTATAGGTGTGACATTGTATCATGTAGCTACAGGAAATTTACCATTTAGACCGTTTGGTGGTCGTaggaataaagaaacaatgttttatattattacaaaaaaagcATCTGGTGTTATATCTGGTGTACAAACTTCTGAAAGTGGACCTATCGAATGGAGTAGAGAATTACCACAAAATTGTCAGCTGAGTAttggtttaaaaaaaattgtaacaccATTATTAGCTGGTTTACTAGAAGTTGATCCCCAAAAAATGTGGAGTTTTGAACGATTCTTTTCAGAAGTAACTGATACTCTTTGCAGAAAACGTATACACATATTTAACATGCATAAAGGGAGTCTCATAAAAGTCTTCCTGCATCTTGAAGAAAAGTTGACAGCGCTTCAAGTACATATACAAGATCAAACTGACATTGCACCGCATGCTCAGATAATTCTTTTTGGagatacatttttaacaaatattgttGAAGAATGTACTCCTGGAAAAGGTTATCCAAATACATCTGAAAGCAAACcattaatgttattttctaaagaaaacaataatgtTGATTTGCCTGTGGATTCAGAATTACCTAAATTCCCAGTATTTGCAAATTTAGTATCTGTTGAAAATGATGCTAGTCAAGCAAAAGTAGCTTGTTCTGTAGGCTATGTTTGCAAAAGAAGAATCGACAAACTAGTATTGTGTAGTAAACTATCACAGGATGCGATCGAAGCTTTCAGTGGACTTGTCTCAACAGAACTCACAAGATTATTAGACAAATGTCAACATTCCAAAGATTTTACAAAAGCTATAGAAGATACAGTTATAGCAATAGAAAGAAGTGAAAATCTTGCTTGGAAAATTTCTAGAAAGCTTGGAAGTCAAAACACTTTAGAAATTAAGaattggaaaaaagaattgGATTTGAAAAGTAAAGAACTTTTGACTGAATTAGCACCTGCAGTAGTGCAGCTTCATCAGAG GTACATGAAGGAAGGTAGTCTGCGTGGTGAATGGGACAATATTATTCGTGGATTGTGGTGTCCATGGGCCAACAAAGCAAGCCAAAAGGCATCGACTTTAGTTGACCGTTTACGAGATGGTTGGCAACATTTATTAAGAGACAGAGCTACTCGTGGCCTTACGTACAATGATGAACAGTTTCATGTTCTAGAACGAATAAAg GTTACATCAACGGGACAAAGAATAAAGAATCTTCTTGAAACATTTTGTGTACCATCTATGATAAGCCGATCTGAATGTGTTGCTGATTGGTATAAAATGGCACAAACAGTTTTCCTACAAATTCAAATCTTAGACAAAGATGTAGATAATTATGAACATATATTAGAAACGTATTCTTATCGCTTGTCCCATGAAAGCAAGGAACGTTATGagaatttcttacatttaataGACACATTTCCGGAGAAATTAAGAACTATTGAAAAAACTAATTTACCTGCTCaagaaagtacaaaaaaatggaagaacatGTGTGTCATGCAGGAACGAATTGCAAtgattctatataaaaatgatttacttATAGATCAACTTGATCGTATATCAAAACTTGATAGTCTAGATGATACAGATGATTCAGAGTATACATCACTCTag
- the LOC122569393 gene encoding mediator of RNA polymerase II transcription subunit 27: protein MEQLQTALTAIKVLRSSVGQVFDSLGNGLRADHGEENKENKYLLELQELLTTVNVNLRDVEQAVSSLNPPPGPFNLASTTYLSQETTQERQALYSTLVNSYKWTDKVHEYSNVAQVILSQNSLKRSYNTTSRVKRGRIQTSNHNVPQQQVDSLIATFDRLFNDMTVSVSRPFASNVVLHVTLGHVLKGVIAFKGLMIEWVVVKGYGETMDLWTESRHKVFRKVTENAHAAMLHFYSPTLPELAVRSFMTWFHSLNNLFSDPCKRCGLHLHSALPPTWRDFRTLESYHQECKP, encoded by the exons atggaACAGCTACAGACCGCACTGACAGCAATTAAAGTACTACGCTCAAGTGTTGGCCAAGTCTTTGATTCTTTAGGAAATGGACTACGTGCTGATCATggggaagaaaataaagaaaataaatatttgcttgAATTGCAAGAACTTTTAACAACAGTCAATGTCAACCTAAG aGATGTTGAACAAGCTGTAAGCAGTTTAAATCCACCACCAGGACCATTTAATTTAGCAAGTACTACATATCTTAGTCAAGAAACGACACAAGAAAGACAAGCATTGTATAGTACATTAGTAAATAGTTACAAGTGGACGGACAAAGTTCATGAATATAGCAATGTTGCTCAAGTAATACTTAGCCAGAATTCTCTGAAAAGATCTTATAATACTACTAGCAGAGTAAAAAGAGGTCGAATCCAAACGAGTAATCATAATGTTCCTCAACA ACAAGTTGATTCATTAATAGCCACATTTGATAGACTTTTTAATGATATGACAGTATCTGTATCTCGACCATTTGCATcaaatgtagtattacatgtTACCCTAGGACATGTTTTAAAAGGAGTCATAGCGTTTAAAGGTTTAATGATTGAATGGGTAGTAGTTAAAGGTTATGGAGAAACTATGGATTTATGGACAGAGTCCAGACACAAGGTTTTTAGAAAAGTAACAGAAAATGCTCACGCTGctatgttacatttttattctcctACGTTACCTGAATTAGCCGTCCGATCATTTATG acTTGGTTCcatagtttaaataatttattcagtGATCCATGTAAACGTTGCGGTTTACATTTACACAGTGCTTTACCTCCAACATGGAGAGATTTTCGAACATTGGAATCCTATCATCAAGAATGTAAACCATAA